Proteins from a genomic interval of Arachis hypogaea cultivar Tifrunner chromosome 10, arahy.Tifrunner.gnm2.J5K5, whole genome shotgun sequence:
- the LOC112715585 gene encoding uncharacterized protein: METPKKSQTKLTRTQSSLLRCSSPTARSPIHDEQNLLEDEEKNDGNSKKTKIKSKSKKSIKPGSNRLISGPVLGFFGACFLSFYLFYFLSFRFSQEVPTSENVLLALIFVAVFLYLISKNRALIHQTGAALRRLSFSSGGSARPVQWSIGDSEGEQENQEEKSAEKEGVEFFSNGDFYEGEFSGGVGGRKSNGFGVYHYFVGGRYEGEWVDGRYEGFGVEGWARGSRYKGQYRHGLRHGFGVYRFYAGDSYAGEWFNGQSHGIGVQSCNDGSSYVGEFKFGVKHGLGCYHFRNGDRYAGEYFGDKIHGFGVYHFANGHCYEGAWHEGRRQGYGLYTFRNGDKRCGEWDSGNLKNNLPTITDAVLRAVQAARKTAEDAVKVDRKDDQVNKAVIAANKAATAARVAAVKVVQNRMGRKFCDTHL; encoded by the exons ATGGAAACTCCGAAGAAGAGCCAAACCAAGCTGACCCGAACCCAATCCTCTCTTCTACGATGTTCTTCCCCAACCGCCCGATCCCCCATCCACGACGAACAGAACCTtctagaagatgaagagaagaatgaCGGTAACAGCAAGAAAACGAAGATTAAGagcaagagcaagaagagcatcaaACCCGGTTCGAACCGGTTGATTTCTGGACCGGTACTTGGCTTCTTTGGTGCATGCTTTCTCTCCTTCTAcctcttctacttcctctctttCAGATTCTCCCAGGAGGTACCAACTTCGGAGAACGTTCTCCTCGCGCTGATCTTCGTGGCCGTTTTTCTCTACCTCATCTCAAAGAACAGAGCCCTGATCCACCAAACCGGTGCGGCTCTGAGAAGACTCAGTTTCTCCAGCGGCGGATCCGCTAGGCCGGTTCAGTGGTCTATCGGGGACTCAGAGGGGGAACAAGAGAatcaagaagagaaaagtgcTGAGAAGGAAGGTGTTGAGTTCTTCAGCAACGGTGATTTCTACGAGGGGGAGTTCTCCGGTGGAGTAGGCGGAAGGAAGAGCAATGGTTTCGGTGTGTACCATTACTTTGTGGGTGGAAGGTATGAAGGGGAATGGGTTGATGGAAGGTATGAGGGGTTTGGGGTTGAAGGGTGGGCCCGGGGGAGCCGCTATAAAGGACAGTATAGGCATGGGTTGAGGCATGGGTTTGGGGTTTATAGGTTCTACGCTGGAGACTCCTATGCTGGGGAATGGTTTAATGGACAGAGCCATGGGATTGGAGTTCAAAGTTGTAATGATGGCAGCTCCTATGTTGGagagttcaagtttggtgtcaagcaTGGTCTTGGGTGTTACCATTTTAG GAATGGAGATAGATATGCAGGGGAGTATTTTGGAGACAAAATACATGGGTTTGGTGTGTACCACTTTGCCAATGGGCATTGTTATGAGGGAGCATGGCATGAAGGGCGTAGGCAAGGTTATGGGTTGTATACTTTCCGAAATGGCGACAAGAGATGTGGTGAATGGGATTCTGGCAACCTCAAGAACAATCTACCAACAATAACTGATGCTGTGCTTCGAGCTGTTCAG GCTGCTAGGAAAACAGCAGAAGATGCTGTGAAAGTTGACCGAAAGGATGACCAGGTGAACAAAGCAGTAATTGCTGCCAACAAAGCTGCAACTGCTGCAAGAGTTGCTGCAGTCAAAGTCGTTCAGAACAGAATGGGTAGGAAATTTTGTGATACTCATCTCTAA